CACTTTGATTGCGCCTGTCCTGTTACGTTTTGCCTTTCAAGAAAAGGTTTTGAGAAATGCCGCAACTCGCCGTGCTGATCATTCATGATCCGACAAAATTAACAGACGTGCTCAACGCCTGGGTAGACGCCGGTATTACTGGCGTGACGATCCTCGACAGCAGTGGTCTTGGCCACCTGCTTCCCGGCGAAACGCGCGACGACCTGCCGCTCTTCCCTTCGTTAGCCGACCTCTTGCAAAGCGCCGAGGAGCGCCACCGCACCATCTTCTCGGTCATCGCCGACGACTTTGATCTCAATCGTCTGGTCGCCGCCACCGAAACTATTTTGGGCCAACTGGCCGAACCCAACACCGGCATTCTGTTCGTCACCCCCGTCACCCGCGTCTGGGGCCTGCAACCCGGGCGAACAAAACGAAAGTGAGGCCGCCATGCAAGCCATGCTCGCCATCGTCCAATCCGAAGACGCCGAAGCCGCCATCGAACAACTAAAAGCTATCAGCCTGAAAAATGTGTCGCGCATCGCCTCGTCGGGCGGTTTTTTGCGGCAGGGCAACACGGCGCTGTGGGCCGCCATCCCGCCCGGCAAGTTGGGCGAAGTGATGGACGCCCTGCGCGCCACCTGCCAGCGGCGAACCACCTACGTTCCGGCTCAACTCGAAGTGGCCCAACTGGCCTCCGCCTTTCCGGTGGAAGTGGAAGTTGGCGGGGCGACCGTGTTTCTGTGCGATGTGGAACGGTACGAGGAAATCTAAGTTAAAAAGAGGCCGACATGTTCAAATTGATTATTGCCATCATTCGTGACAGTGACGCCGGCGCTGTGATTGAGGCGCTGGTGGGCGCCAACTTCCGGGCCACCCGTGTAGCCAGCACCGGCGCGTTCTTCCGGCAAGGCAACACCACCCTCATCATCGGCGTTGAAGCCGACAAAGTGGACGCCGTGATCAGCACCCTCAAGTCGGCTTGCGGCCCGGCCCCTGCTGATGGCAGTCACCGGGCAACGATCTTTGTGTTGAACGCGGCCCGGTATGAGCAAATTTAGCCGGGCGGGATAATGCCTCTTTGCGTCCTTTGCATTTTGAAGTGAGTTGAGGCGGGTCAGGCCGGCGCAATTTGCCGTTGCGCCCATTTCTGAATGACGCCCAGCACCTGTTGTTGATTCGCCAGCAAAGTAAAGAGATGATCGCACTGCGGGATAAGCTCAACTTTAAAATTATCCGAAGCGCGAAACTCATCGTAAACCGGGCCAAGGGTGGCGCGGACAAATTCGTGGCCGGTGCTTCCTTCAGGATGGATGAACAACAACCGTGCGCCACGCTTTAGCAGAGCGCGCATGTCCGCCGCCGCGTTCTCCTCAGGGGCGGCCTGCTCCGGCTGGGCCGGGCGCGCAAACAGGCCCTTGAGGCGGAAGCCCAGCGCCGAGACGCGGTTCCAGATGATGTTCTGGAACACGTTGCGGGCGATGCTTCCATAGTCGGCTTTGCCGGTGAAGAGCTTGATCCATTTTTCGCGGCTGGTCAGCGCGCCTTTGCCATAATAGTTTTGATAATACTGGGCCAGCTTGCGCTTGCGATCAAATTCCTTCCAGGCCTCGCCGACACCTTCGATATTAATCAGCGCCGCTCCGATCACCCGCGAGTCCAGGGTGGCGATGCGATAAGAGTTGATGGCCCCCGAGCAGTGCCCCATGAACAGGAAATGCTTCACCCCTCTGGCTTGAGTCAGAAAGTTCATGGCTTCCTGTGATTCTTCCATGGAGCTTTTGTCGAAGGTCAGATGATCGCTTCGCGGGTTGCTGTCGCCGATACCGGACAGATCGAAGCGAAGGACGACAAAGCCCAGCCCGGCCAGAGCGCGGGCCAGCTTGACGTAGAGGCGGTTGGGGCCGACTCGATGAATCAACCCGGCGTTGAGAATGACGACGGCGGGCAGGCCGTCGCGTTTTTGCAGCGGGTCGGTGAGG
This window of the Chloroflexota bacterium genome carries:
- a CDS encoding cyclic-di-AMP receptor, which codes for MQAMLAIVQSEDAEAAIEQLKAISLKNVSRIASSGGFLRQGNTALWAAIPPGKLGEVMDALRATCQRRTTYVPAQLEVAQLASAFPVEVEVGGATVFLCDVERYEEI
- a CDS encoding cyclic-di-AMP receptor, whose amino-acid sequence is MFKLIIAIIRDSDAGAVIEALVGANFRATRVASTGAFFRQGNTTLIIGVEADKVDAVISTLKSACGPAPADGSHRATIFVLNAARYEQI